The Geodermatophilaceae bacterium NBWT11 genome has a segment encoding these proteins:
- a CDS encoding STAS domain-containing protein, giving the protein MRPGCAGGRLGPARGVRRDEDPISTTTTDPADEGRRPFGADVGTPDTAGQLVVRVTGVLDNYSNPRLPRQLLAALEDAPQRLLVDLEGVDFFGSAGITALVEVSKAADAAGKELRVRATQRTVTGPLEVTGLLDRLRLTED; this is encoded by the coding sequence GTGCGACCGGGGTGTGCCGGTGGCAGGCTCGGGCCCGCCCGTGGCGTGCGTCGAGACGAGGACCCCATCAGCACGACGACGACCGACCCCGCCGACGAGGGCCGCCGTCCCTTCGGAGCCGACGTGGGCACCCCCGACACGGCGGGTCAGCTGGTCGTGCGGGTGACCGGGGTGCTGGACAACTACAGCAACCCGCGGCTGCCGCGCCAGCTGCTGGCCGCGCTGGAGGACGCCCCGCAGCGCCTGCTCGTCGACCTCGAGGGCGTGGACTTCTTCGGCTCGGCGGGGATCACCGCGCTGGTCGAGGTGTCCAAGGCCGCCGACGCCGCCGGCAAGGAGCTCCGGGTCCGGGCCACCCAGCGCACGGTGACCGGCCCGCTCGAGGTGACCGGACTGCTCGACCGGCTGCGGCTCACCGAGGACTGA
- a CDS encoding sensor histidine kinase, with the protein MGADRQPALERVSRWLREHPFLVDAALAVLLFFLVVTSGLGSDDSTSVVLVLSLALIAPLAWRRRATVPAAIAVTVAGLVELVALSQFLLANVAAPAMVYALAAYAPAAWRRAGLVVGLVGALLAADRYFGNVYLGVGSGYASLQGTLISAAAIAVLVLACWAMGSVKRGRLLREQGLRERAELLEVERDQEMALAASAERARIAREMHDVVAHSLSVVIAQADGGRYAGRTDPGAAIGALEQIAATGRTALTDMRSLLGVLREDGAQEFAPQPDVAAITDLVADVQRSGLDVDLISEGTPVELAAGTQLAAYRITQESLTNVLKHAGPASRAWVRLHWREDALELSVLDDGRGAAAVRETGDGGGHGVLGMRERAALHGGRVDAGPRHGGGFGVHAVLPYRQRR; encoded by the coding sequence GTGGGAGCGGACCGGCAGCCCGCGCTGGAGCGCGTCTCCCGCTGGCTGCGCGAGCACCCCTTCCTCGTCGACGCCGCCCTCGCCGTCCTCCTCTTCTTCCTCGTCGTGACCAGCGGGCTCGGCAGCGACGACAGCACCTCGGTGGTCCTGGTCCTGAGCCTGGCCCTCATCGCGCCGCTGGCCTGGCGCCGCCGGGCCACCGTCCCCGCGGCGATCGCGGTGACCGTCGCGGGGCTGGTCGAGCTGGTCGCCCTGTCCCAGTTCCTGCTCGCCAACGTCGCGGCCCCGGCGATGGTCTACGCCCTGGCCGCCTACGCACCGGCGGCCTGGCGACGGGCCGGGTTGGTCGTCGGTCTCGTGGGCGCCCTGCTCGCCGCCGACCGGTACTTCGGCAACGTCTACCTGGGCGTGGGCTCGGGCTACGCGAGCCTGCAGGGCACGTTGATCAGCGCCGCGGCCATCGCCGTCCTGGTGCTGGCCTGCTGGGCCATGGGAAGCGTCAAGCGCGGCCGGCTGCTGCGCGAGCAGGGGCTGCGCGAACGGGCCGAGCTGCTGGAGGTCGAGCGCGACCAGGAGATGGCGCTGGCCGCGAGCGCCGAGCGCGCCCGGATCGCCCGCGAGATGCACGACGTCGTCGCCCACTCGCTGTCGGTGGTCATCGCCCAGGCCGACGGCGGCCGGTACGCCGGGCGCACCGACCCCGGGGCCGCGATCGGGGCGCTCGAGCAGATCGCGGCCACCGGGCGGACGGCACTGACCGACATGCGCTCGTTGCTGGGCGTGCTCCGCGAGGACGGCGCCCAGGAGTTCGCCCCCCAGCCCGACGTCGCGGCGATCACCGACCTGGTCGCCGACGTGCAGCGCAGCGGCCTGGACGTGGACCTGATCAGCGAGGGCACCCCGGTCGAGCTGGCCGCGGGCACCCAGCTGGCCGCCTACCGGATCACCCAGGAGTCGCTGACCAACGTGCTCAAGCACGCCGGCCCGGCCAGCCGTGCCTGGGTGCGGCTGCACTGGCGCGAGGACGCCCTGGAGCTCTCGGTGCTCGACGACGGCCGCGGTGCCGCCGCCGTCCGGGAGACCGGGGACGGGGGTGGGCACGGCGTGCTGGGCATGCGCGAGCGGGCCGCCCTGCACGGCGGCCGGGTGGACGCCGGGCCCCGGCACGGCGGGGGGTTCGGCGTGCACGCGGTGCTGCCCTACCGTCAGCGCCGATGA
- a CDS encoding response regulator transcription factor, producing the protein MSSPEQVRVVLVDDQQMVRAGFRMVIDSQPDLTVVGEAGDGAAAVALLRRTPADVVLMDVRMPGTDGIEATAQVTALPDPPRVVVLTTFDLDEYVLAAIGAGASGFLLKDAAPEEMLAALRTVHAGEAVIAASSTRRLLQHVAPMLRSEQPATPATPDPGIADLTPREREVLVQMAYGASNTEIAAGLFVSEATVKTHVGRVLAKTGSRDRVQAVVLAYRCGLVQPADLLRDATA; encoded by the coding sequence ATGAGCTCCCCCGAGCAGGTGCGCGTGGTGCTGGTCGACGACCAGCAGATGGTCCGGGCCGGGTTCCGGATGGTGATCGACAGCCAGCCCGACCTGACCGTGGTCGGCGAGGCCGGTGACGGGGCCGCCGCGGTCGCGCTGCTGCGACGCACCCCGGCCGACGTCGTCCTGATGGACGTCCGGATGCCCGGGACGGACGGCATCGAGGCCACCGCGCAGGTCACCGCGCTGCCCGACCCCCCGCGGGTGGTGGTGCTGACCACCTTCGACCTCGACGAGTACGTGCTGGCCGCGATCGGTGCCGGGGCCAGCGGGTTCCTGCTCAAGGACGCCGCCCCCGAGGAGATGCTGGCCGCGCTGCGCACCGTGCACGCCGGCGAGGCGGTGATCGCCGCCAGCTCCACCCGCCGGCTGCTGCAGCACGTGGCGCCGATGCTGCGCTCGGAGCAGCCGGCCACCCCGGCGACCCCCGACCCCGGCATCGCCGACCTGACCCCCCGGGAACGCGAGGTGCTGGTGCAGATGGCCTACGGCGCCTCCAACACCGAGATCGCCGCCGGCCTGTTCGTCAGCGAGGCGACGGTCAAGACCCACGTCGGCCGGGTGCTGGCCAAGACCGGCTCCCGGGACCGGGTGCAGGCCGTGGTGCTGGCCTACCGCTGCGGACTGGTGCAACCGGCCGACCTGCTGCGCGACGCCACTGCCTGA